A portion of the Musa acuminata AAA Group cultivar baxijiao chromosome BXJ1-1, Cavendish_Baxijiao_AAA, whole genome shotgun sequence genome contains these proteins:
- the LOC135618233 gene encoding uncharacterized protein LOC135618233, with the protein MASEESPSPTSSGKHCRSADDHEAETSSKRRKHRHRHHHRRHSRRGRESDDGAEEAARVAEAETASCPVPKPADEEREEGEILEDDEEMANLDHTKVDGFVTDGVSDSGSGEIKPDGVDVYSNLIVPGVKDSSGKNVLVLSNKQNTLKDEKMLDLAWSCENSSLNDTAWMEVDTSDGENCVWKAESITKSLELNDNKQMQTDRNDSESQVRSRSPVSKESSHAAKDRMSYDHVKKTSDSDSDKVDSKQYMESKDANRRATDRNRSVSPKSSQERYRNTRRSPASIRYHDEDKYRDKSRPIDHRKRRSYDKVSEHSDMGDDQVGLQESKRDYSNRQHKLDRCAARNRVSDIEIPNERESSGKRRHDDRHRSRERDRERERSSSSVRDTDKTQLDKRSHREKERSSSHSRYDRQADKHEIWDRESGKEKYSFSTRDRVRDKPRDLNREKYVERERLRESKHEKKRDDSDRDKNKSRDREIIAHKGKEHGDQMETGRISSRYRHRESRHPKYDEVEHHKDKSRSEAGFKKDNSDKDTQKSIREEEEEEDYQDKIEQQLAKQDEDDVDMIKNESRKRRQAILEKYRQRQLRQVESSSDGNVNESEKATSDKENLQGLLAMSVDNKVNNEELENRDDSRNVFDVGPSFSVGKSPVQNGDLADKKMNNVGGLGEGTPKSEISADMFTDDMFGESPAGVCVKGKCEGPQIDRSYLHDNWDDADGYYSYRFGEVLDGRYEVVAAHGKGVFSTVVRARDLKAGKGDPEEVAIKMIRNNDTMYKAGQDELVILKKLVGADPEDKRHCVRFLSSFKYRNHLCLVFESLHMNLREVLKKFGRNIGLKLTAVRAYAKQLFIALKHLRNCGVLHCDIKPDNMLVNEPKNVLKLCDFGNAMFAGKNEITPYLVSRFYRAPEIILGLPYDHPMDVWSVGCCLYELYTAKVLFPGPSNNDMLRLHMELKGPFPKKMLRKGAFTDHHFDQDLNFHATEEDPVTKKPVKRLLINIKPKDIGALMSGFSEEDPKMLSNFKDLLDRIFVLDPEKRMTVSQALSHPFITGK; encoded by the exons ATGGCCAGCGAGGAGTCGCCGTCGCCGACCTCAAGCGGCAAGCACTGCCGTTCGGCAGACGATCATGAGGCCGAGACATCGTCGAAGCGACGGAAGCACCGTCACCGTCACCATCACCGCCGTCACAGCAGACGCGGTCGCGAGAGTGATGACGGGGCCGAGGAGGCCGCTCGGGTTGCGGAGGCGGAGACTGCTTCTTGTCCCGTTCCGAAGCCTGCTGATGAGGAGCGAGAGGAGGGTGAGATTCTCGAAGATGACGAGGAGATGGCCAACCTTGATCATACTAAAGTCGATGGCTTCGTGACCGATGGGGTTTCCGACTCTGGATCGGGTGAAATCAAGCCTGACGGCGTCGATGTTTATTCCAATCTG ATTGTGCCTGGGGTGAAAGATAGTTCTGGGAAAAATGTTTTGGTGCTTAGTAATAAGCAGAACACACTGAAAGATGAAAAGATGTTGGACCTTGCTTGGTCATGTGAGAATTCTAGTTTGAATGATACAGCTTGGATGGAGGTAGATACGTCAGATGGAGAAAATTGTGTCTGGAAGGCTGAGAGTATAACAAAATCATTAGAACTAAATGACAACAAGCAAATGCAAACTGACAGAAATGATTCAGAAAGTCAAGTAAGATCAAGATCTCCGGTTTCTAAAGAAAGTTCTCATGCAGCAAAGGACAGGATGAGTTATGACCATGTGAAAAAAACTTCTGACAGTGACTCAGATAAGGTTGACTCAAAGCAGTATATGGAGTCAAAGGATGCTAACAGAAGAGCAACTGATAGGAACAGGTCAGTGTCGCCCAAAAGTTCGCAAGAAAGGTACAGGAACACTAGAAGGTCTCCAGCGTCCATCAGGTACCATGATGAAGACAAATATAGGGATAAGTCCAGGCCTATTGATCATAGAAAGAGGAGATCATATGATAAGGTCTCAGAGCATTCCGACATGGGTGATGATCAAGTTGGTTTGCAGGAAAGTAAGAGGGATTATTCCAATAGGCAGCATAAGTTGGACAGATGTGCAGCTAGAAATCGAGTAAGTGATATAGAGATTCCTAACGAAAGAGAGAGTAGTGGCAAAAGAAGACATGATGACAGGCACAGAAGTCGGGAAAGGGATAGGGAGAGGGAAAGAAGTAGTAGTAGTGTCAGAGACACAGATAAAACACAGTTGGATAAAAGGTCTCACAGGGAAAAAGAGAGGAGTAGCAGTCATAGCAGATATGACAGACAAGCAGACAAGCATGAAATTTGGGACAGAGAAAGTGGGAAAGAAAAATACAGCTTCAGCACAAGAGACAGAGTAAGAGATAAACCAAGGGATTTGAATAGGGAGAAATATGTAGAGAGGGAGAGGTTAAGGGAGAGTAAGCATGAAAAAAAACGGGATGATAGTGATAGAGATAAGAATAAGTCTAGGGACAGGGAAATTATTGCTCATAAGGGTAAAGAACATGGTGATCAAATGGAAACAGGTAGGATTAGTAGCAGGTATAGACATAGGGAATCTAGGCATCCAAAGTACGATGAAGTAGAGCATCACAAGGATAAATCACGTTCGGAGGCTGGTTTCAAGAAAGACAATTCTGACAAAGACACACAAAAGTCTATTAG ggaggaggaggaagaggaagattaCCAAGATAAAATTGAACAACAGCTTGCTAAGCAGGATGAAGATGATGTTGACATGATTAAAAATGAGAGCAGAAAAAGGAGGCAGGCTATCTTGGAAAAATATCGACAGCGGCAGCTACGGCAAGTTGAATCCTCATCTGATGGTAATGTGAATG AATCTGAGAAAGCCACTTCGGATAAGGAGAATCTACAGGGATTGCTTGCTATGAGTGTTGATAACAAAGTGAataatgaagagcttgagaatagggATGACTCCAGAAATGTATTTGATGTTGGTCCATCGTTTTCTGTGGGAAAGTCACCTGTACAGAATGGAGATTTAGCTGATAAGAAAATGAACAATGTTGGGGGACTTGGAGAGGGTACTCCAAAG AGTGAAATATCAGCCGATATGTTTACTGATGACATGTTTGGAGAATCACCAGCTGGAGTTTGTGTGAAG GGAAAGTGTGAAGGACCACAGATAGACAGAAGTTATCTTCATGACAACTGGGATGATGCAGATGGTTATTATA GTTACAGGTTTGGGGAAGTACTCGATGGTCGCTATGAAGTTGTTGCAGCACATGGAAAGGGTGTCTTCTCAACAGTTGTTCGTGCTAGGGATCTCAAGGCTGGGAAAGGTGACCCTGAAGAAGTGGCTATTAAAATGATTCGCAACAATGATACCAT GTACAAGGCAGGTCAGGATGAACTTGTTATATTGAAGAAATTGGTAGGCGCTGATCCCGAGGACAAACGTCATTGTGTTAGGTTTCTTTCATCTTTCAAGTATCGGAATCATCTTTGCTTAGTTTTTGAATCTCTTCATATGAACCTTCGTGAGGTTCTAAAGAAATTTGGTCGTAACATTGGGCTAAAACTGACTGCTGTGAGGGCCTATGCAAAGCAGCTTTTCATTGCGCTGAAGCATCTCAGAAATTGTGGCGTTCTGCACTGTGACATTAAACCGGATAATATGCTG GTAAATGAGCCCAAAAATGTGCTCAAGCTTTGTGATTTTGGCAATGCTATGTTCGCGGGTAAGAATGAGATTACACCCTACCTTGTTAGCCGCTTTTACCGTGCCCCAGAAATAA TTCTTGGATTGCCATATGATCATCCAATGGACGTGTGGTCGGttggttgctgtctatatgaactgtACACAGCGAAAGTACTCTTTCCTGGTCCATCAAACAATGACATGCTTCGACTACACATGGAGTTAAAGGGTCCTTTCCCCAAAAAGATGCTTCGGAAG GGTGCCTTCACAGATCACCATTTTGATCAAGATTTAAATTTTCATGCCACTGAGGAGGATCCTGTTACAAAGAAG cctGTTAAGAGACTGCTGATAAATATTAAGCCAAAGGACATCGGCGCTCTCATGTCAGGCTTTTCTGAGGAGGATCCCAAAATGTTATCAAATtttaaggatcttctagatcgAATATTTGTATTGGATCCAGAAAAGAGGATGACAGTATCTCAGGCATTAAGTCATCCATTTATCACGGGCAAGTGA